Proteins encoded within one genomic window of Alphaproteobacteria bacterium HT1-32:
- a CDS encoding prolyl oligopeptidase family serine peptidase — translation MALLAILVGLTVVSSGATACGPDSDCVIGDRIYRIDMPQGHDGATPVGAVIYSHGHRGTAAGVMANKSLRKIVTDLGFALIATKSSGTGWSLPGAPSWNAETSVDELPYFDRLIEDVTARFPIDRNRLVATGFSAGGMMVWTLACHRSRMFAAFVPMSGTFWRPIPQTCTTPPAHLLHIHGDADQTVPLTGRKIRETQQGDVHDVLSMYAAYGHYGDKTPFPFGQMTCEEQQSPAGKNLSFCLFKGGHSFRAETMKLVLERLQKIGAI, via the coding sequence ATCGCCCTGCTCGCCATTCTGGTTGGCCTGACCGTTGTGTCATCCGGCGCCACAGCCTGCGGCCCTGATAGCGACTGTGTCATAGGCGACCGCATCTACCGGATAGACATGCCGCAGGGCCATGATGGCGCAACACCCGTCGGGGCAGTCATCTACTCTCACGGGCACCGGGGAACCGCCGCCGGTGTGATGGCAAACAAAAGCCTGCGTAAAATCGTCACAGACCTGGGCTTTGCCCTGATCGCAACGAAGTCCTCGGGAACCGGCTGGTCACTGCCCGGTGCCCCCTCATGGAATGCAGAGACCAGCGTCGATGAACTGCCATACTTTGACCGCCTGATTGAAGATGTGACCGCAAGATTCCCGATTGACCGCAACCGGCTGGTCGCCACCGGGTTTTCTGCGGGCGGCATGATGGTCTGGACGCTGGCCTGTCATCGCAGCAGGATGTTTGCTGCCTTTGTCCCCATGTCCGGCACCTTCTGGCGTCCGATACCGCAGACCTGCACAACCCCGCCTGCTCACCTGCTTCATATTCACGGCGACGCCGACCAGACCGTACCGCTCACCGGGCGAAAGATCCGGGAGACGCAGCAGGGTGACGTGCATGATGTCTTATCCATGTATGCCGCTTATGGACATTATGGCGACAAGACCCCCTTCCCTTTCGGTCAGATGACCTGCGAGGAACAACAGTCACCAGCAGGAAAGAACCTGTCTTTCTGCCTTTTCAAGGGCGGACACAGCTTCCGGGCGGAAACCATGAAGCTGGTTCTGGAGCGGTTGCAGAAAATCGGCGCAATCTGA